A region from the Lemur catta isolate mLemCat1 chromosome 7, mLemCat1.pri, whole genome shotgun sequence genome encodes:
- the LOC123642346 gene encoding olfactory receptor 52B2 — translation MTHTNFTIFYPAVFVLLGIPGLEAYHIWLSIPLCLMYITAVLGNSILIVVIITERNLHEPMYFFLSMLAITDILLSTTTVPKALGIFWLHAHDIAFDACVTQVFFVHVMFVGESAILLAMAFDRFVAICAPLRYTTVLTRLVVGRIALAIVTRSFCIIFPVIFLLKRLPFCRTNIIPHSYCEHIGVARLACADITVNIWYGFSVPIVMVILDVILIALSYSLILRAVFRLPSQDAWHKALSTCGSHLCVILMFYVPSFFTLLTHRFGRNIPRHVHILLANLYVVVPPMLNPIVYGVKTKQIRESVAHWLFDIKNWCCASPLR, via the coding sequence ATGACTCACACCAACTTTACCATCTTCTACCCTGCAGTGTTTGTCCTGCTCGGCATCCCTGGGTTGGAGGCTTACCACATTTGGCTGTCAATACCCCTTTGCCTCATGTATATCACTGCAGTCCTGGGGAACAGCATCCTGATAGTGGTCATTATCACAGAACGTAACCTCCATGAGCCCATGTATTTCTTCCTCTCCATGCTGGCTATCACAGACATTCTACTGTCTACCACTACTGTGCCCAAGGCGCTAGGTATCTTTTGGCTTCATGCCCATGATATTGCCTTTGATGCCTGTGTCACCCAAGTCTTCTTTGTCCATGTGATGTTTGTGGGGGAGTCAGCCATCCTGTTAGCCATGGCCTTTGACCGTTTTGTGGCCATTTGTGCCCCCCTGAGATATACAACAGTGCTAACAAGGCTTGTCGTGGGAAGGATTGCTCTGGCCATTGTCACTCGAAGCTTCTGCATCATCTTCCCAGTGATCTTCTTGCTGAAGCGGCTGCCCTTCTGCCGAACCAACATCATTCCCCATTCCTACTGTGAGCATATTGGAGTAGCACGTTTAGCCTGTGCTGACATCACTGTTAACATCTGGTATGGCTTCTCAGTACCTATTGTCATGGTCATCTTGGATGTGATCCTTATCGCCCTGTCTTACTCACTGATCCTCCGAGCAGTGTTTCGTTTGCCTTCCCAGGATGCTTGGCATAAGGCCCTCAGCACTTGTGGTTCTCACCTCTGCGTGATCCTCATGTTTTATGTTCCATCCTTCTTTACCTTATTGACACACCGCTTTGGGCGTAACATTCCTCGACATGTCCATATCCTGCTGGCCAATCTTTACGTGGTAGTGCCACCAATGCTCAACCCCATTGTCTATGGTGTGAAGACTAAGCAGATCCGGGAGAGTGTAGCCCACTGGCTCTTTGACATCAAGAATTGGTGCTGTGCCTCTCCTCTGCGCTGA